Proteins encoded in a region of the Rutidosis leptorrhynchoides isolate AG116_Rl617_1_P2 chromosome 9, CSIRO_AGI_Rlap_v1, whole genome shotgun sequence genome:
- the LOC139866959 gene encoding tRNase Z TRZ1-like, which produces METKKKHGLVIEGYPIEGLSIAGHETCVILPTLNLAFDIGKCPQRAISQQFVFISHGHMDHIGGLPMYVATRGLYRMSPPTIIVPAIIKESVEKLFEAHRAMDESELNHTLIGLDIGEEFYLRKDLKVKAFKTYHCIPSQGYVVYSVKQKLKPEYIGLPGDEIKKLKFSGVEITSMATSPEVAFTGDTTSEFIIDNDNGDVLKAKILIMESTYVENMMTVEHAREYGHTHLSEIISYANRFENKAILLIHFSARYQLDVIEEAISALPPPLAGRVFALKEGF; this is translated from the exons ATGGAGACAAAGAAGAAACATGGTTTGGTTATCGAAGGGTACCCGATTGAAGGGTTGTCGATAGCAGGGCACGAGACTTGTGTAATTCTTCCGACACTCAACTTGGCTTTCGACATCGGAAAATGCCCACAACGAGCTATCTCTCAACAATTCGTTTTTATCTCTCATGGCCACATGGATCACATT GGAGGATTGCCTATGTATGTTGCAACTCGTGGTCTATACAGAATGTCTCCTCCAACAATTATTGTACCAGCCATCATCAAAGAAAGTGTTGAAAAGCTTTTCGAAGCACATAGGGCGATGGACGAATCAGAGCTCAATCATACATTGATCGGGTTGGATATTG GTGAAGAATTCTACTTGAGAAAAGATCTAAAAGTAAAAGCATTTAAGACGTACCACTGCATACCAAGTCAG GGCTATGTAGTCTATTCTGTGAAACAAAAGCTTAAGCCCGAGTATATTGGTCTTCCAGGGGATGAAATTAAGAAGTTGAAATTCTCAGGTGTTGAG ATAACAAGTATGGCAACATCACCTGAAGTAGCTTTTACTGGAGATACAACATCCGAATTCATTATTGACAATGATAACGGTGATGTATTAAAAGCAAAGATTCTTATTATGGAG AGCACGTACGTGGAGAATATGATGACAGTGGAGCATGCAAGAGAGTATGGACACACACATTTGTCTGAG ATAATCAGTTATGCAAACAGATTTGAGAATAAAGCAATTCTGTTGATACACTTTTCAGCTCGGTATCAGTTGGAC GTAATTGAAGAAGCTATTTCGGCATTGCCTCCACCTTTGGCAGGTCGTGTTTTCGCACTAAAAGAGGGATTCTAG
- the LOC139868104 gene encoding uncharacterized protein: MENGVWHWDWTRILGSRNECALQQLVSVVKNTVLIDRQDTWYWEHTSGGIYRVRSARNIIDRFRIHLVPKTINWLTFIPRKVNVFIWRFVLNCLPTRWNLLAEGVVLDSIICPVCRVGIETASHLFLVAKTFKKCGQ; encoded by the coding sequence ATGGAGAATGGAGTTTGGCATTGGGATTGGACCAGAATCTTGGGTAGTCGAAATGAGTGTGCATTGCAACAACTTGTTTCGGTTGTCAAAAATACTGTACTGATTGATCGTCAAGATACATGGTACTGGGAACATACTTCGGGTGGGATTTATAGAGTTCGTTCAGCTCGTAATATCATTGATCGGTTTCGCATTCATTTGGTTCCTAAGACTATTAACTGGTTGACTTTTATTCCTCGAAAAGTCAATGTGTTTATATGGAGATTTGTGTTGAATTGCTTACCTACGAGGTGGAATCTTTTGGCCGAAGGAGTGGTTTTAGATTCTATTATATGTCCTGTGTGTAGAGTGGGAATTGAAACTGCTTCACATCTTTTTTTGGTTGCCAAGACGTTTAAGAAGTGTGGTCAATGA
- the LOC139868106 gene encoding pentatricopeptide repeat-containing protein At5g47360-like has translation MYNIACKLFRFDQNPNVIKEVIEAYKDDNCVVDVKSFKIVLNLCKLARLENEGLWVLKKMNEFGCRPDTTAYNFVIRLFCEKGRVDEALELMKEMGSVDVYPDMVTVVSMVKGFCDLGRIEDATRLFKVENRQGCLVNVVAYSALLDGVCRVGNLEKGLELLKEMENEGGVCAPTVVTYTTMIRNFCEKGRSIKALTILDRMEACGCAPNRVTISTLINGLCKEDKVDEAYKLIDRLFTKTSVSQSECYSSLVASLLRVDKFEEAEKVFRKMLVSGLKPDGVACSEFLKMLCLKEQRVVDAFVLFNEIKNLRFATSIDSEICSIMMDGLCAKRHLLEASMLAKLMVENGILLKAPYVKNVVEYLTNAGETELVYHIYKVNGG, from the coding sequence ATGTATAACATTGCTTGTAAGCTCTTTAGATTTGATCAAAACCCTAATGTGATTAAGGAAGTTATTGAGGCGTATAAGGATGATAATTGTGTTGTAGATGTTAAAAGTTTCAAAATTGTTTTGAATTTATGTAAGTTAGCTAGGTTAGAAAATGAGGGGTTATGGGTGTTGAAGAAAATGAATGAATTTGGTTGTAGACCCGATACAACTGCGTATAACTTTGTGATTCGGTTGTTTTGCGAAAAGGGTCGTGTGGATGAGGCTTTGGAGTTAATGAAGGAGATGGGTTCGGTTGATGTTTATCCTGATATGGTGACGGTTGTTTCAATGGTTAAAGGTTTTTGTGATTTGGGTAGGATTGAAGATGCTACTAGGTTATTTAAGGTTGAAAATAGACAAGGATGTTTAGTAAACGTAGTTGCGTATTCGGCTCTTCTTGACGGGGTTTGTCGGGTCGGGAATTTAGAAAAAGGGTTGGAGTTATTGAAAGAGATGGAAAACGAAGGCGGTGTTTGTGCACCGACAGTTGTTACATATACAACTATGATTCGTAACTTTTGTGAAAAGGGTAGGTCAATAAAGGCGTTGACTATTTTGGATCGAATGGAAGCGTGTGGATGTGCACCGAATAGGGTTACAATTAGTACTTTAATTAACGGTCTTTGTAAGGAGGATAAAGTGGACGAAGCTTATAAGTTGATTGATCGATTATTTACCAAAACGAGTGTTTCTCAAAGCGAGTGTTATAGCTCTCTTGTAGCGAGTTTATTGCGGGTTGATAAGTTTGAAGAAGCCGAAAAAGTGTTTAGGAAGATGTTGGTTAGTGGTTTGAAACCGGATGGAGTGGCTTGTAGCGAGTTTTTGAAGATGTTATGTTTGAAAGAACAACGTGTAGTTGATGCTTTTGTGTTATTTAATGAAATTAAGAATTTACGATTTGCGACTTCTATTGATTCGGAGATTTGTTCTATTATGATGGACGGGCTTTGTGCTAAACGCCATTTGTTGGAAGCTTCAATGCTTGCTAAGTTGATGGTTGAGAATGGTATCTTACTTAAAGCGCCTTATGTAAAGAATGTAGTTGAGTATTTAACGAACGCTGGAGAAACGGAACTTGTGTATCATATATATAAAGTGAATGGTGGTTAA
- the LOC139868107 gene encoding uncharacterized protein, whose protein sequence is MDNTQLFRNPLFLHPSDGPGSLSIKEKLIGAQNYRSWRRSIEIALSTKRKFGFVTGTITRSAVDVNEAEQWDTCNNMVISWIESSVSDSIVKSIMFVGTASEIWKQLEKRFVLSNGSRKYKLYKEMYASEQLGSTFLNGLDEHFSALRSQLLLMSPLPSVEMACSMLQQEESQREIFGGASDKFGGTSDKLSDKCATCGNKGHSPDKCWERIGYPPWHYKSRFNGKQSSNNKVKPAGIFNATKKTAANVQGSSVVFTSEQFEQLLKCLPQLSQSGTQADDFSDEIDHHFAGITTKTSLCGNQCTQWILDTGATDHMTPVTNKLKDLKILMFKTQIRLPNGNTSVISHIG, encoded by the exons ATGGATAATACTCAATTGTTTCGCAATCCGTTGTTCTTGCATCCATCGGATGGTCCTGGTTCATTGTCAATCAAGGAGAAGTTGATCGGAGCTCAAAATTACCGGTCATGGAGGAGGTCCATTGAAATTGCTTTGTCAACAAAGAGAAAGTTTGGATTTGTTACAGGCACTATTACTCGATCTGCTGTTGATGTTAATGAAGCAGAACAATGGGACACCTGCAACAATATGGTAATAAGCTGGATTGAGAGCTCAGTTTCTGATTCAATTGTTAAGTCTATAATGTTTGTAGGAACAGCTAGTGAAATTTGGAAACAACTTGAGAAAAGGTTTGTTCTAAGTAATGGTTCTAGAAAGTATAAGTTGTACAAAGAAATGTATGCTAGTGAACAACTAGGTTCAACA TTCTTGAATGGCTTAGATGAGCACTTCAGTGCATTGAGAAGTCAATTGCTTCTTATGAGCCCTCTTCCTAGTGTTGAGATGGCATGCTCTATGCTACAACAGGAAGAATCACAGAGAGAAAT TTTTGGTGGTGCTAGTGATAAGTTTGGTGGTACTAGTGACAAGCTGAGTGATAAATGTGCTACTTGTGGTAATAAAGGGCATTCACCAGACAAGTGTTGGGAAAGGATAGGTTATCCTCCATGGCACTACAAAAGCAGGTTCAATGGTAAACAGTCTTCAAACAACAAAGTCAAACCTGCAGGTATTTTCAATGCAACAAAGAAGACTGCTGCTAATGTTCAAGGGAGTAGTGTTGTATTTACTTCTGAACAGTTTGAACAGCTTCTAAAGTGTTTGCCTCAGTTGTCTCAATCTGGTACACAAGCAGATGATTTTAGTGATGAGATTGATCATCATTTTGCAGGTATTACTACTAAAACATCATTATGTGGTAATCAATGCACTCAATGGATACTAGATACAGGAGCCACTGATCATATGACACCTGTTACTAACAAGTTAAAAGATTTGAAAATTCTTATGTTTAAAACACAAATAAGATTGCCTAATGGCAATACATCTGTTATATCACACATTGGGTAA